From one Dermacentor andersoni chromosome 1, qqDerAnde1_hic_scaffold, whole genome shotgun sequence genomic stretch:
- the LOC129380749 gene encoding putative nuclease HARBI1, with translation MPDDHFRLHFRLSKGTVRLCEELAGELEAERATGLSVERKVLCALRFFATGSFQASVGSEETIRVSQSTVSECVRRVVEVVVNAGARNKWVHFPKALVEKAAVKEGFLRRGAIPGVIGCVDGSLVAIVAPKGERKAAFMCRKGYYALHCTFICEADMKILALDPLRPGSDHDAFVWRTTWLRRRFQAGRIVNPGEYLLAYTCSTFGTNDTKDKASLVTMLAKWK, from the exons atgccggatgaccattttcgactgcattttcgcctctcgaagggaacggtgcggttgtgcgaggaactggcgggggaactagaagcggagcgagcgacgggactgtcggtggagcggaaggtgttgtgtgcgctgcgcttcttcgccaccgggagcttccaagcgtccgttgggagcgaggagacgattcgtgtgtcgcagtcgacagtcagcgagtgcgtgcgacgggTGGTAGAGGTTGTTGTGAACGCCGGGGCGCGCAACAAGTGGGTTCATTTTCCGAAGGCGCTGgtggaaaaggcagccgtgaaggagggttttcTTCGGCGCGGTGCTATCCCCGGCGTCATAGGATGCGTCGATGGCAGCCTCGTAGCTATTGTAGCCCcgaagggtgagcgcaaggctgcgttcatgtgccgcaagggatactacgccctccaCTGCACATTT ATCTGCGAagcggacatgaaaatcttggccctggaccctctgcgaccggggtcggaccacgacgctttcgtctggcggacgacatggctGCGCCGGCGGTTTCAAGCGGGCCGCATCGTGAAtcccggggaatacctcctcg catacacttgcagcacctttgggactaatgacacaaaggacAAGGCTAGCCTGGTGACCATGCTTGCCAAGTggaagtag